In Selenomonas sp. TAMA-11512, a genomic segment contains:
- a CDS encoding ABC transporter ATP-binding protein — protein sequence MIDALRKIWAFAGSERKNLNRSVLLGVLYAMFHALQLAALYVVLKGLVEHADGPETAVQALAILAVGILGKSVIEYVSQLQRVHAGYFMAANKRIAIGDRLKRVPMGYFNETSLGRITGVATTVLGDVEETASRVLVRTLTGFLNTIILIPMLLVFDWRIGAVFLAGIAVYLYITAAMEAKSRRLAPKRQEAQAALVEAVLEQLHGMHVIKAFNLTGRGDRRVRGAIAGSERANLAMERLFTPYTVAQEVTLRLFSVLIIAAAIYAYLAGTMALPDAIMCIVFSFIAYEQLESAGSALALLRVVCASIDEANATDDVPQLDEDGRAIVPTHHGITFDRVSFAYGEKPILTDIFADIPERSLTAIVGPSGSGKTTMCHLIARFWDVDAGTISIGGHDVKEYTLESLMAMISIVFQRVYLFRDTIENNIRFGRPQASREEVIEAAKKAACHDFIMQLPDGYETIVGEGGANLSGGERQRISIARAILKDAPVIIFDEATANVDPENEDRLQQAIEALTRDKTVIMIAHRLKTVRNAAQILVVANGGIVQRGTHDELVSEGGIYADFIAARKRAVGWRLSSPADKGA from the coding sequence ATGATCGACGCACTGCGGAAAATCTGGGCGTTCGCGGGCAGCGAACGAAAAAATCTCAACCGCTCTGTGCTGCTCGGCGTGCTCTACGCCATGTTCCACGCACTGCAGCTCGCGGCGCTCTACGTCGTCCTGAAGGGCCTCGTGGAGCATGCGGACGGGCCGGAGACGGCAGTGCAGGCACTTGCGATCCTCGCTGTCGGCATCCTCGGCAAGTCCGTCATCGAATACGTCTCGCAGCTCCAGCGCGTCCATGCGGGCTACTTCATGGCCGCGAACAAGCGCATCGCGATCGGAGACCGACTCAAGCGCGTTCCGATGGGTTATTTCAACGAGACAAGCCTCGGGCGGATCACGGGTGTCGCCACGACCGTGCTCGGCGACGTGGAGGAGACGGCCTCGCGGGTGCTCGTCCGCACGCTGACCGGCTTTTTGAACACGATCATCCTCATCCCGATGCTGCTCGTCTTTGATTGGCGCATCGGCGCGGTCTTCCTCGCGGGCATCGCCGTCTATCTCTACATCACGGCGGCCATGGAGGCAAAGTCCCGCAGGCTCGCTCCGAAGCGGCAGGAGGCGCAGGCAGCGCTTGTCGAAGCGGTGCTCGAGCAGCTGCACGGCATGCACGTCATCAAGGCGTTCAATCTTACGGGCAGAGGCGATCGGCGCGTGCGCGGGGCAATCGCCGGGAGCGAACGCGCCAATCTGGCGATGGAGCGCCTCTTTACCCCATACACCGTCGCGCAGGAGGTTACGCTGCGTCTCTTCAGCGTGCTGATCATCGCCGCCGCGATCTATGCGTATCTCGCGGGCACGATGGCGCTGCCGGACGCGATCATGTGCATCGTGTTCTCCTTCATCGCCTACGAGCAGCTCGAGTCCGCGGGGAGTGCGCTCGCCCTGCTCCGCGTCGTATGCGCCTCCATTGACGAGGCGAACGCGACGGACGACGTTCCGCAGCTTGACGAAGACGGCCGCGCGATCGTCCCGACGCACCATGGGATCACGTTTGACCGTGTTTCCTTTGCCTACGGTGAAAAGCCCATCCTCACCGACATCTTCGCGGACATCCCCGAACGAAGCCTGACCGCGATCGTCGGGCCGAGCGGCTCCGGTAAGACGACGATGTGCCATCTCATCGCGCGGTTCTGGGATGTCGATGCGGGTACGATTTCCATCGGCGGACACGATGTAAAAGAGTATACGCTGGAGTCCCTGATGGCGATGATCAGCATCGTCTTCCAGCGCGTCTACCTCTTCCGCGATACGATCGAGAACAACATCCGATTCGGACGGCCGCAGGCGAGCCGCGAGGAGGTCATCGAGGCGGCGAAGAAAGCGGCGTGTCACGATTTTATCATGCAGCTGCCGGACGGCTACGAAACGATTGTCGGCGAGGGCGGCGCGAATCTCTCAGGCGGTGAGCGCCAGCGCATATCCATCGCCCGCGCCATATTGAAGGATGCGCCCGTCATTATCTTCGACGAGGCGACGGCGAATGTCGATCCCGAGAATGAGGATCGGCTGCAGCAGGCAATCGAGGCGCTGACGCGGGACAAGACCGTCATCATGATTGCGCACCGACTGAAAACCGTCCGGAATGCCGCGCAGATTCTCGTTGTGGCGAACGGTGGAATCGTCCAGCGGGGCACGCATGACGAGCTCGTCTCCGAGGGCGGCATCTATGCCGACTTCATCGCCGCGCGCAAGAGAGCCGTCGGCTGGAGACTGTCGTCGCCGGCGGATAAGGGCGCATAG
- a CDS encoding ABC transporter ATP-binding protein, whose protein sequence is MENTSPMRRLWRLAAEEHGRLRAAIALAAIGVLAGMVPYWAAAEMITALLSRTAAEPRVYLWLCLAACAGYVLRSILYAEALALSHRAAFATLRGIRTRVLEKLPKLPLGAVIDQASGGMKHTIVDQVESMERTIAHLWPEMTANTFGPLCIFVYLLTLDRRMALLSLISIPVGMVFMAIIMRDYEEKYAGAVRMTNEMNAAIVEYIGGIEVIKAFNQGAASYEKFSEKVFANACYYYHWMLHCQLPMSVGKVVAPTTLITILPVGWMLYQDGTLPMGVFIQTIILSLGVAGPLLASLSFIDELAKVGTTVDAVEDFLSAEEQRHASDMVSITGTEIDVEHVSFAYDGKSNVLNDISLTIPSGTLNAFVGASGSGKSTLARLIAGYWDVTSGEIRIGGHDLKDIPLTQLYDMVSFVAQDTYLFDDTIRENIRLGRTSATDAEVERAAELAGCAEFIRQLECGYETIVGSGGSHLSGGERQRIAIARAMLKDAPIVILDEATAYIDPENEAMIQRAVSRLIAGKTVIVIAHRLSTITDADTIFLIADGTVEAKGTHAQLLDGCASYRAMWQAHMSAKDGEIK, encoded by the coding sequence ATGGAAAACACAAGCCCTATGCGGCGTCTGTGGCGTCTCGCCGCAGAGGAGCACGGAAGACTGCGCGCCGCGATTGCGCTCGCGGCGATCGGCGTGCTTGCGGGGATGGTGCCCTACTGGGCGGCGGCGGAGATGATCACGGCGCTCCTCTCCCGTACGGCGGCAGAGCCGCGCGTTTACCTGTGGCTGTGCCTCGCCGCGTGCGCCGGCTATGTTCTGCGCAGCATCCTGTATGCCGAGGCGCTGGCACTGTCGCATCGCGCGGCGTTCGCCACCCTGCGCGGCATCCGCACGCGCGTGCTCGAAAAGCTGCCGAAGCTCCCGCTCGGCGCCGTAATCGATCAGGCAAGCGGCGGGATGAAGCACACGATCGTCGATCAGGTCGAGAGCATGGAGCGCACGATCGCGCATCTGTGGCCCGAGATGACGGCAAACACGTTCGGGCCTCTGTGCATCTTCGTCTATCTGCTCACACTCGACCGGCGCATGGCGCTTCTCTCACTCATCTCCATCCCGGTCGGCATGGTCTTCATGGCGATCATCATGCGTGACTACGAGGAAAAATACGCGGGCGCCGTGCGGATGACGAACGAGATGAACGCCGCCATCGTCGAATACATCGGCGGCATCGAGGTCATCAAGGCGTTCAATCAGGGGGCGGCGTCCTACGAAAAGTTCTCGGAAAAGGTGTTTGCGAACGCCTGCTATTACTACCACTGGATGCTGCACTGCCAGCTGCCGATGTCCGTCGGCAAGGTCGTAGCCCCGACGACGCTCATCACGATTCTGCCCGTGGGCTGGATGCTGTATCAGGACGGCACGCTGCCGATGGGCGTCTTTATACAGACGATCATCCTTTCCCTCGGCGTGGCAGGTCCTCTGCTTGCTTCGCTCAGCTTCATCGACGAGCTGGCAAAGGTCGGCACGACGGTCGATGCCGTGGAGGATTTCCTATCCGCCGAGGAGCAGCGGCACGCGAGCGATATGGTATCCATTACGGGAACGGAGATTGATGTGGAGCATGTCTCTTTCGCTTATGACGGAAAGAGCAATGTCCTGAACGACATCAGCCTCACGATCCCGAGCGGTACATTGAATGCCTTCGTCGGCGCAAGCGGCAGCGGGAAATCGACGCTTGCGCGTCTCATCGCCGGCTACTGGGACGTGACGTCCGGCGAGATCCGCATCGGGGGGCACGACCTGAAGGATATCCCGCTCACGCAGCTCTACGATATGGTCTCCTTCGTCGCGCAGGATACGTATCTCTTCGACGATACGATTCGCGAGAACATCCGCCTCGGCAGGACATCGGCGACGGACGCGGAGGTCGAGCGCGCGGCGGAGCTGGCAGGCTGCGCGGAGTTCATCCGGCAGCTCGAGTGCGGCTACGAAACGATTGTCGGCAGCGGCGGCAGTCATCTCTCGGGCGGCGAGCGTCAGCGCATCGCCATCGCCCGCGCCATGCTGAAGGACGCGCCCATCGTCATTCTCGACGAGGCGACGGCGTATATCGACCCGGAGAACGAGGCCATGATTCAGCGCGCCGTATCGCGGCTGATCGCGGGAAAGACGGTCATCGTCATCGCACACCGGCTCTCCACCATCACTGATGCGGACACGATCTTTCTCATCGCGGACGGCACGGTCGAGGCAAAGGGAACGCACGCGCAGCTGCTCGACGGCTGCGCGTCATACCGCGCGATGTGGCAGGCGCACATGAGCGCAAAGGACGGTGAGATAAAATGA
- a CDS encoding type II toxin-antitoxin system RelB/DinJ family antitoxin, whose product MTRLELTVDDHLKQEADDLFASLGLDTPTAIRIFLQASIAHAGIPFAVQQRGIPEDLMETVHDSRMGKNLHGPFDSAEEAVASMLED is encoded by the coding sequence ATGACCCGATTGGAACTGACGGTTGACGATCATCTGAAACAGGAAGCGGATGACCTCTTTGCCAGTCTCGGGCTGGACACGCCGACGGCAATCCGGATTTTTTTGCAGGCATCCATTGCACATGCGGGGATTCCGTTTGCCGTGCAGCAGCGCGGAATACCGGAAGATCTGATGGAAACTGTGCATGACAGCCGTATGGGGAAGAACCTGCATGGACCGTTCGACTCTGCCGAGGAAGCGGTTGCGTCGATGCTGGAGGACTGA
- a CDS encoding GTP-binding protein translates to MDDRRLPITVVTGFLGSGKTTLLANVLKDARFQNTATIINEFGEAGLDHRLIRRVKESTRLLSGGCICCNMREDLIAVLKEILNEYERSETVIDRVAIETTGLADPAPILFSVLMDPLLSQRYYVGNVVCCLDAVNGALHLQNHAESLRQIVAADTVVITKTDMVAAAEVAAMHARLQQLNPAAVIRESAYGGIDPHIVFGAQEGLPPDREARIVQAARTESCHDSGVRSMSIRFYEALDWTAFGLWMSMLLYTHGERMLRVKGIVDVGERGPIVINGVQHVIHPPQHLPDWHGEERSSQIVFIMKDLEPERIMDSLTAFQEILGAAPVIEEINANPYGKVTK, encoded by the coding sequence ATGGATGACCGCAGACTTCCGATCACCGTCGTGACGGGCTTTCTCGGCAGCGGAAAGACGACGCTCCTCGCGAATGTCCTGAAGGACGCGCGCTTCCAAAACACGGCGACGATCATCAACGAATTTGGCGAAGCGGGGCTCGATCACCGCCTGATCCGGCGCGTCAAGGAGTCGACGCGGCTCCTGAGCGGCGGATGCATCTGCTGTAATATGCGCGAGGATCTCATCGCCGTGCTGAAGGAGATCCTCAATGAATACGAGCGCAGCGAGACCGTGATCGATCGCGTCGCCATCGAGACGACAGGGCTTGCCGATCCCGCGCCGATCCTGTTCTCCGTGCTCATGGACCCGCTGCTCAGCCAGCGCTACTATGTCGGCAATGTCGTCTGCTGCCTGGACGCGGTGAACGGCGCCCTGCACCTGCAGAATCACGCGGAGTCCCTGCGGCAGATCGTCGCGGCGGACACCGTCGTCATCACAAAGACGGATATGGTCGCCGCTGCCGAAGTCGCGGCGATGCACGCACGGCTGCAGCAGCTCAATCCGGCGGCGGTGATCCGCGAAAGCGCGTACGGCGGCATCGATCCTCATATCGTCTTCGGCGCGCAAGAGGGCTTGCCGCCGGACAGAGAGGCGCGCATCGTGCAGGCAGCGCGGACGGAGAGCTGTCACGACAGCGGCGTCCGCTCCATGTCGATCCGCTTCTATGAGGCGCTCGACTGGACAGCGTTCGGGCTGTGGATGAGCATGCTCCTCTACACCCACGGAGAGCGGATGCTGCGCGTCAAGGGGATCGTCGACGTGGGTGAGCGCGGCCCCATCGTCATCAACGGGGTGCAGCACGTCATTCATCCGCCGCAGCACCTGCCGGACTGGCACGGGGAAGAGCGCAGCTCGCAGATCGTCTTTATCATGAAAGACTTGGAGCCGGAGCGCATCATGGATTCGCTGACCGCGTTTCAGGAGATCCTGGGCGCCGCGCCGGTGATCGAAGAGATCAACGCGAACCCGTATGGCAAAGTCACTAAATAA
- a CDS encoding carbon-nitrogen hydrolase family protein, translated as MAHKWNVAAVQMDCVPYDKDANLRHGAELVADAASRGAQLVVLPELFNTGYRVETRDTELAESLTGRTSQWMQDTAQRYGIYLAGALLERGEDGLVYDTAVLVGAEGLIGRHRKMHLWDAENSRFAKGEEIGVYRLPFATVGLLICYEIGFPEMARIQTLKGADVLLYSSAFGRARDYVWDIASRSRALENGVYVVACNRCGQEQDTSFGGLSRIVAPDASLLAAAEADGEAVVCAEIDSDEAATMRRTLPYLRDLHPKLRNEMF; from the coding sequence GTGGCACATAAATGGAACGTTGCCGCCGTGCAGATGGATTGCGTCCCGTATGACAAGGACGCCAATCTGAGGCATGGGGCGGAGCTGGTCGCGGATGCCGCGTCGCGAGGGGCACAGCTCGTTGTTCTGCCGGAGCTGTTCAATACGGGCTACCGCGTCGAGACGCGCGACACGGAGCTCGCGGAGAGCCTTACCGGGCGTACGTCACAATGGATGCAGGACACGGCACAGCGCTATGGCATCTATCTCGCAGGCGCGCTGCTCGAGCGCGGGGAGGACGGACTTGTCTACGACACGGCGGTGCTCGTCGGCGCGGAAGGGCTCATCGGCCGGCACCGCAAGATGCACCTTTGGGATGCGGAGAACAGCCGCTTCGCAAAGGGCGAGGAGATCGGCGTATACCGGCTGCCGTTTGCGACGGTCGGCCTGCTCATCTGCTATGAGATCGGCTTCCCCGAGATGGCGCGGATTCAGACGCTCAAGGGCGCAGATGTGCTGCTCTACTCCTCGGCGTTCGGACGGGCGCGCGACTACGTCTGGGACATTGCGTCGCGGAGCCGGGCGCTGGAGAACGGCGTATACGTCGTGGCATGCAATCGCTGCGGTCAGGAGCAGGACACCTCGTTCGGCGGACTGAGCCGTATCGTGGCGCCGGACGCGTCGCTGCTCGCGGCGGCGGAGGCGGACGGCGAGGCTGTTGTCTGCGCGGAGATTGATTCGGATGAGGCGGCGACGATGCGAAGGACGCTGCCGTATCTGCGCGATTTGCATCCCAAGCTGCGCAATGAGATGTTTTGA
- a CDS encoding polysaccharide deacetylase yields the protein MAKKEILVGYGVDIDAVAGWLGSYGGEDSPDDISRGLFAGEVGIPRLLKLFKKNNIKATWFAPGHSIETFPEQMKMIVADGHEVGAHGYSHENPIAMTPQQEEDVLVKSIELIKELTGKSPTGYVAPWWEFSNVTDKLLKKYGIKYDHSLMHHDCMPYYVRIGDSWSKIDYAAPASTWMKPLVRGEETDLVEIPANWDLDDLPPLMFIKKSPNSFGFHNPRDIFGMWEDSFDYVYENYDFAVFPMTIHPDVSGRMKCIGCHQHLIDHINKHEGIRWCTLDEMADAFLARFPKKS from the coding sequence ATGGCAAAGAAAGAGATTCTCGTTGGCTATGGCGTAGATATCGATGCGGTAGCCGGGTGGCTGGGTTCCTACGGCGGCGAAGACTCCCCGGATGATATTTCACGCGGCCTCTTTGCGGGCGAGGTCGGCATCCCGCGCCTGCTCAAGCTGTTCAAGAAGAACAACATCAAGGCGACGTGGTTTGCGCCGGGGCACTCCATCGAGACATTCCCCGAGCAGATGAAGATGATCGTAGCGGACGGGCATGAGGTCGGCGCGCACGGATATTCGCACGAGAACCCGATCGCTATGACCCCGCAGCAGGAGGAAGACGTGCTCGTGAAGAGCATCGAGCTCATCAAGGAACTGACCGGCAAGAGCCCGACAGGCTACGTCGCTCCATGGTGGGAGTTCTCCAACGTCACGGACAAGCTTCTGAAGAAATACGGTATCAAATACGATCACTCCCTGATGCATCACGACTGCATGCCCTACTATGTGCGGATCGGCGACAGCTGGAGCAAGATCGACTACGCGGCGCCGGCGTCTACATGGATGAAGCCCCTGGTACGCGGAGAGGAGACGGATCTGGTGGAGATTCCGGCGAACTGGGATCTCGATGATCTCCCGCCGCTGATGTTCATCAAGAAGTCGCCGAACAGCTTCGGCTTCCACAATCCGCGCGATATCTTCGGCATGTGGGAGGATTCTTTCGACTATGTCTATGAGAACTATGACTTCGCCGTATTCCCGATGACCATCCATCCCGATGTCTCCGGACGCATGAAATGCATCGGCTGCCACCAGCACCTCATCGACCACATCAACAAGCATGAGGGCATCCGCTGGTGCACGCTCGACGAGATGGCGGACGCGTTCCTTGCGCGGTTCCCGAAGAAGTCATAA